One Sphingobacteriales bacterium DNA segment encodes these proteins:
- a CDS encoding NAD(P)/FAD-dependent oxidoreductase, with protein MKNAKNKLLNWLIQTLTAEVKQHNKTKLITASGLSTCTRRKFIANTTKGAISLGLAASLPALITSCGDGTTTSSNNSKSPTTNNNSIKKEDILDVAILGGGIAGLNCANHLLGSKLNFKLFEASKRFGGRILTHKNDSLGLGIFPEFGGDFIDSNHEDMLNLAKEFNLELIDLEKEQKEKKLIKDIYFFENKKIPEDKIIVEFKKIAKKIAGDINSLGENYDTPQAIKLDNTALSDYFQSLKCKQWLKDIFIAAYIAEYGLDCTEQSTLNFLAMIDTQTNAGFKVFGESDERYRIKGGNSKIIEGLVNKIGNDHIEKEYEVTTINETSEGLYEILFTNGKLVKTQKIVCTIPFTILRKIELNIKNISVEKRKCIDELGYGTNTKLVLGYTGTPWSEKPNNAMGYLFHKTIVNGWDSSYNKTPNNNNGAYVCYFGGAFSEKLNQESFKNKMAPPTHVWKTELPQNTVNNFVSELDKVFKNSKSKYLNKHVFVNWIDYPYAKGSYSCYKKGQWTTIAGLEFEPIGNFYFAGEHCSADFQGFMNGAAETGRKAALTISQLANKPQTN; from the coding sequence ATGAAAAATGCAAAGAACAAACTGCTTAACTGGCTAATTCAAACTTTAACTGCCGAAGTTAAACAACACAACAAAACAAAACTAATTACAGCATCAGGCCTTAGCACCTGTACTCGACGAAAATTTATTGCCAACACAACAAAAGGCGCTATTAGTCTTGGTCTGGCCGCAAGTCTTCCCGCATTAATAACATCGTGCGGCGACGGCACCACTACAAGCAGTAACAATAGCAAAAGCCCTACAACCAACAATAACAGCATTAAAAAAGAAGATATTTTAGACGTTGCTATCCTTGGCGGGGGCATTGCCGGATTAAATTGTGCCAATCATTTACTTGGGTCAAAATTAAATTTCAAGCTATTTGAAGCGAGCAAACGCTTTGGAGGCCGAATTTTAACCCATAAAAACGACTCGCTTGGTTTAGGTATTTTTCCGGAGTTTGGAGGCGATTTTATAGACTCTAACCACGAAGACATGCTAAACTTGGCTAAAGAATTTAACCTTGAGCTGATTGACTTAGAGAAGGAACAAAAAGAAAAAAAATTAATAAAAGACATCTATTTTTTTGAGAATAAAAAAATTCCGGAAGATAAAATAATAGTAGAATTCAAAAAAATAGCAAAAAAAATAGCCGGCGACATTAATTCGCTCGGCGAAAATTACGATACACCTCAAGCTATCAAATTGGACAATACCGCGCTAAGCGACTATTTTCAATCGTTAAAATGTAAACAATGGCTTAAAGATATTTTTATTGCCGCCTATATTGCCGAGTACGGCCTCGATTGCACCGAACAGTCAACGCTAAATTTTTTAGCCATGATAGACACCCAAACAAATGCTGGCTTTAAAGTTTTTGGCGAAAGCGACGAAAGATACAGAATTAAAGGAGGCAATTCAAAAATAATTGAAGGATTAGTTAATAAAATTGGAAACGACCACATTGAAAAAGAATACGAAGTAACTACAATAAATGAAACCTCTGAAGGCTTATACGAAATACTTTTTACTAATGGCAAACTTGTAAAAACGCAAAAAATTGTATGCACTATACCGTTTACTATTTTGCGTAAAATTGAGCTAAATATTAAAAATATTTCGGTCGAAAAACGGAAATGTATAGACGAACTGGGCTACGGCACAAACACCAAACTTGTACTTGGCTATACCGGAACGCCTTGGTCAGAAAAACCAAACAACGCCATGGGCTATCTTTTTCATAAAACCATTGTCAATGGTTGGGATAGCAGCTACAATAAAACACCCAACAACAACAACGGCGCTTATGTGTGCTATTTTGGAGGTGCATTTTCAGAAAAACTCAATCAGGAGTCCTTCAAAAACAAAATGGCCCCGCCTACACACGTTTGGAAAACAGAACTACCGCAAAACACCGTTAATAATTTCGTGAGCGAACTCGACAAAGTATTTAAAAATTCTAAATCAAAATATTTGAATAAACATGTTTTTGTAAATTGGATTGACTACCCCTACGCCAAAGGTAGTTACAGTTGTTACAAAAAAGGGCAATGGACTACTATTGCGGGCTTAGAATTTGAACCGATTGGCAATTTTTATTTTGCCGGAGAGCATTGTAGTGCAGATTTTCAAGGGTTTATGAATGGTGCGGCTGAAACCGGCAGAAAAGCTGCCCTAACAATTAGTCAGTTGGCAAATAAACCGCAAACAAACTAA
- a CDS encoding SDR family oxidoreductase, giving the protein MRILILGGTGFIGKAIFYTLISKKEHEIFIGSRSQIEGYKNWKKIDFAATNNFEEILQNIDLVINAIGIIEGDFENVQANSPLKLYTICKQKSIKIINISAVGAEKEEPPTDFLRSKKTADEFILTQTNGKVIYPGIVLGEGGQSSKFFKEISTLPLIPLPDDKPLPFVHITQLTGLIEQVINNYDDFPAQIFAVSEPQKMSEVLSFLRKGKSRFLPMPTSLMQLAFTVFPNLSLGIFNKNMFTLFTEINAKDYKPIFDKATNHLVGENIKASHSLLNLLVVFSIVFNWIGTGLVSLYSWDKSLELMSEIGVTNQYAGWFVIAGSLADILLGVGMFFKSIRKNVLLLQLLFIVVYTIIISILAPQHWLHPFGPISKNIPLLALTFLTYKEQKSL; this is encoded by the coding sequence ATGCGGATTTTAATTTTAGGCGGTACCGGCTTTATAGGAAAAGCTATTTTTTATACCTTGATTAGCAAAAAAGAGCACGAAATTTTTATTGGCAGCCGCTCGCAGATTGAAGGGTACAAGAACTGGAAAAAAATTGATTTTGCCGCCACCAACAATTTTGAAGAAATACTGCAAAATATAGATTTGGTTATAAATGCCATTGGTATTATAGAAGGTGATTTTGAAAATGTCCAGGCAAATTCTCCGCTTAAATTATATACAATTTGTAAACAAAAAAGTATAAAAATTATTAATATATCTGCCGTTGGGGCCGAAAAAGAAGAACCGCCAACCGATTTTCTTCGGTCAAAAAAAACAGCAGATGAGTTTATTCTAACACAAACCAATGGAAAAGTAATTTATCCGGGAATAGTATTGGGCGAAGGCGGGCAAAGCTCAAAGTTTTTTAAGGAGATTTCAACGCTTCCACTTATCCCGCTTCCGGATGATAAACCCCTACCCTTTGTTCATATAACACAACTTACGGGCTTAATTGAGCAGGTCATAAACAATTACGATGATTTTCCTGCGCAAATATTTGCCGTAAGTGAGCCGCAAAAAATGAGCGAAGTTTTATCTTTTCTGCGTAAAGGCAAAAGCCGGTTTTTACCCATGCCAACAAGTTTAATGCAACTGGCGTTTACGGTTTTTCCTAACCTTAGTTTGGGTATTTTCAACAAAAATATGTTCACGTTGTTCACCGAAATAAATGCAAAAGATTACAAACCTATTTTCGACAAAGCTACTAATCATTTAGTTGGCGAAAATATAAAAGCGAGCCATAGTTTGCTTAACCTCCTTGTTGTTTTTTCAATTGTATTTAATTGGATTGGAACGGGGCTTGTTTCACTTTATTCTTGGGATAAAAGCCTCGAACTTATGTCTGAAATTGGAGTTACAAATCAATATGCCGGATGGTTTGTAATTGCCGGCAGTTTGGCCGATATTCTTTTAGGTGTGGGCATGTTTTTTAAAAGTATCCGGAAAAATGTTTTGCTTTTACAACTATTATTTATTGTAGTTTACACCATTATTATAAGTATTTTGGCTCCACAGCACTGGCTGCACCCTTTTGGCCCTATAAGTAAAAATATTCCGCTTTTAGCCTTAACTTTTCTAACCTACAAAGAACAAAAAAGCTTATAA
- a CDS encoding DUF2269 domain-containing protein yields the protein MTYLLIKLIHIISATIMFGTGIGSAFYLFSAYKRSNANTVKDVLKLVILADNIFTTPAVLLQLITGIWLSSLLGLLSSKWFIVVIICSVLVFALWVRAVYLQIKMKRLLDQYNCLTEAFHKNMKEWFYLGIPAFAGTLFLFYLMVFKPVF from the coding sequence ATGACCTACCTCCTTATAAAACTAATACATATTATTAGCGCAACCATAATGTTCGGAACTGGCATAGGTAGCGCGTTTTATTTGTTTTCAGCATATAAACGCTCGAACGCAAATACAGTAAAAGACGTTTTGAAACTTGTTATTTTAGCCGATAATATTTTTACCACTCCGGCTGTATTGCTGCAACTTATAACCGGAATCTGGCTCTCCTCGCTATTAGGGCTTTTAAGTTCAAAATGGTTTATAGTGGTCATAATTTGCAGTGTTTTAGTATTTGCACTGTGGGTTAGGGCGGTGTACCTTCAAATAAAAATGAAAAGGTTATTAGACCAATACAACTGCCTTACTGAAGCGTTTCATAAAAACATGAAGGAATGGTTTTACCTCGGAATCCCCGCCTTTGCCGGCACCTTGTTCTTGTTTTATCTGATGGTTTTTAAACCTGTGTTTTGA
- a CDS encoding TonB-dependent receptor, whose protein sequence is MDGTGNQMNISTRGLDPHRSWEFNNRKDGVITNSDMYGYPASHYNIPMEAVERIELVRGTGSLQYGAQFGGMLNYISKQPDTTKKVALESINTLGSYGLVSTYNAVSGKTNKFRYSAWANGKWITGYRKNSDASFDAEGVSLFYDATKNLHFKLDWTHSNYITHLPGPLTDSMFHANPKMATRSRNYYQPTIHVPSLTIGWNITPSTKLQFISSAIRGARNSVMFDKPATVTDTIIPATLQYNKRQVDIDHFNSYTSELRVLQTYKLLKHTSALAAGIQYMNNDLHRRQQGKGTTGSDYDLTLSTTGWGRDLHYKTKNIALFAENHWLLTKRFSVNTGARMEIGETNMTGTTVYYDAAELPNKIKHKFPLFGVSSQFDLTNDINIYAGWSQSYRPVMFKDIVPQSIYEVSDKNLKDAYGYTAELGFRGNWEFLKWDVTGFYLQYNNRMGTLAQTDTAGNLIVYRTNIGNSQTSGLEFFLQGDFLLGNNANLSLFTSSSYMDARYQDATIKSGDKNVNIDGNKVETVPNFITRNGLTLKFSSISFSALYSYIAESFADPLNTETPNASGSVGLVPSYQLLDLNLAVHLTGKIKLQANLNNALDAHYFTKRPQFYPGPGIWPSDGRTFSGTVAIKI, encoded by the coding sequence ATGGACGGCACAGGCAACCAAATGAATATTTCGACCCGAGGGCTTGACCCACACCGGAGTTGGGAATTTAACAACCGAAAAGACGGCGTAATTACCAACTCCGACATGTACGGCTATCCTGCCAGCCACTACAATATTCCAATGGAGGCTGTTGAACGCATTGAACTTGTGCGGGGTACAGGTTCGCTTCAATATGGGGCACAGTTCGGCGGCATGCTTAACTATATAAGCAAACAACCCGATACTACTAAAAAAGTCGCGCTTGAAAGCATTAACACCCTCGGTTCTTATGGTTTGGTTAGCACTTACAACGCTGTGTCGGGCAAAACAAACAAGTTCAGATACAGTGCCTGGGCAAATGGCAAATGGATAACGGGCTATAGAAAAAACAGCGATGCCTCGTTTGATGCAGAAGGGGTTTCTCTTTTTTATGATGCAACAAAAAATCTTCACTTCAAATTAGACTGGACACATTCCAACTACATCACCCATCTTCCGGGCCCGCTTACAGATAGCATGTTTCATGCCAACCCCAAGATGGCAACCCGCTCAAGAAATTATTATCAGCCCACTATACATGTGCCCTCCTTAACGATTGGCTGGAACATTACACCCTCTACCAAACTACAATTTATAAGTTCGGCTATTCGGGGGGCAAGAAACAGTGTTATGTTTGACAAACCCGCTACCGTTACCGACACCATTATACCGGCCACACTTCAATACAACAAACGGCAAGTAGATATTGACCACTTCAATAGCTATACAAGCGAACTGCGCGTGCTTCAAACCTACAAACTGTTAAAACATACAAGCGCGCTTGCCGCAGGTATTCAATACATGAACAACGACTTGCACCGCCGGCAACAAGGCAAAGGAACAACCGGCAGTGATTACGATTTGACGCTGTCAACTACTGGCTGGGGCAGAGACCTCCACTATAAAACAAAAAATATCGCCTTATTTGCCGAAAATCATTGGCTATTAACAAAACGATTTTCTGTAAACACAGGGGCAAGAATGGAAATTGGCGAAACAAATATGACAGGGACAACCGTTTATTACGATGCTGCCGAATTACCCAACAAAATCAAACACAAATTCCCATTGTTTGGCGTAAGTTCACAATTTGATTTAACAAACGATATAAATATTTATGCCGGATGGTCGCAATCTTACCGGCCAGTTATGTTTAAAGATATTGTTCCGCAATCCATATATGAAGTAAGCGACAAAAACCTGAAAGATGCATACGGCTACACCGCCGAATTAGGCTTCAGGGGCAATTGGGAGTTTTTGAAATGGGATGTAACAGGTTTTTATTTGCAATATAACAACCGCATGGGAACATTAGCACAAACCGATACAGCAGGTAATCTTATTGTTTACCGAACCAATATTGGCAACTCGCAAACATCGGGGCTTGAATTCTTTTTGCAAGGCGATTTCTTGTTGGGTAACAATGCAAATTTATCCCTCTTTACTTCTTCCTCGTATATGGATGCCCGATATCAGGATGCAACCATCAAATCGGGCGATAAAAACGTAAACATAGACGGCAACAAAGTGGAAACTGTCCCTAATTTTATAACAAGAAATGGGTTAACCCTAAAATTCTCGTCAATAAGTTTCTCAGCCCTATACAGTTATATTGCCGAGAGCTTTGCCGACCCACTTAACACCGAAACACCAAACGCAAGCGGCTCGGTGGGTTTGGTTCCCTCCTACCAACTACTCGATTTAAACCTTGCAGTTCATTTAACCGGAAAAATAAAATTGCAGGCCAACCTAAATAATGCTTTGGATGCGCACTATTTTACTAAACGACCGCAGTTTTACCCAGGCCCCGGAATTTGGCCTTCAGACGGACGAACATTTTCGGGCACAGTAGCTATTAAAATATAA
- a CDS encoding HAMP domain-containing protein, with the protein MKIRTKLTLSVGFLFLLILILVVVGVKYTNKTADETQAILADNYNSVEYSRNMFMVLDSISISEAALVTFQNNLATQQNNITEVGEQQLTAKLAFDFEKLKANRKDNSLYIGIRKDLADIMLLNMQAIERKSEIAKETAKTTTITLSIIGTVCFLLAFTLLVNLPSNIANPIKELTESVKEIAEGNYAERIYFEGHTEFNDLAHSFNVMAEKLQEYNNSNLAKLMVEKKRVETLINSMHAPVIGLDENHTIIFINNEALKISGLKQDNIIGKKAQDVAVHNDLIRSLIQDVLQPNNKENKQQQEPLKIFADNKESFFEKEIIPISIIPTAETQPKRIGDVIILQNITPFKELDFAKTNFIANVSHELKTPISSILMSLDLLENEKIGVVNPEQKQLILRVKEDSQRLLKITGELLNMTQVESGKIQLSLQPSAPLEIIHYAAEAVKAQAAQKNITIEINSPENIPNVNADREKTAWVLTNLLSNSIRYSYENSKVLLTVKEVSDKIQISVQDFGKGIDPKYIHKIFDRYFQIPENSKTGTGLGLAISKEFIEAQGGHISVDSMFGVGSIFTLALNKAN; encoded by the coding sequence ATGAAAATCAGAACAAAACTTACGCTTTCGGTTGGCTTTCTTTTTCTGCTAATCTTAATTTTGGTAGTAGTAGGCGTAAAATATACCAATAAAACCGCTGACGAAACGCAGGCAATATTGGCCGATAACTACAACAGTGTTGAATACTCGCGCAATATGTTTATGGTCTTAGACAGCATCTCAATTTCCGAGGCAGCCCTCGTTACCTTTCAAAATAACCTTGCAACACAACAAAATAATATTACCGAAGTGGGCGAACAACAACTTACAGCCAAACTTGCCTTCGATTTTGAAAAACTTAAAGCCAACCGCAAAGACAATTCACTTTATATTGGTATTAGAAAAGACCTTGCCGACATCATGCTTTTAAACATGCAGGCCATTGAACGCAAAAGCGAAATTGCAAAGGAAACAGCCAAAACAACAACAATTACGCTTTCAATTATTGGCACAGTTTGTTTTTTGCTTGCCTTCACTTTGCTTGTTAATTTGCCTTCAAATATTGCCAATCCTATTAAGGAACTCACCGAGAGCGTAAAAGAAATTGCCGAAGGGAATTACGCAGAACGAATATATTTTGAAGGGCATACCGAATTTAATGACCTCGCCCATTCTTTTAACGTAATGGCAGAAAAACTGCAAGAATATAACAACAGCAACCTCGCAAAATTGATGGTAGAGAAAAAGCGTGTTGAAACACTCATAAACAGTATGCATGCGCCTGTAATTGGTTTGGATGAAAACCATACAATTATATTTATTAATAATGAAGCATTAAAAATTTCCGGATTGAAACAAGATAATATAATTGGCAAAAAAGCGCAGGATGTTGCCGTCCACAACGACTTAATTCGCTCACTTATCCAAGATGTATTGCAACCAAACAACAAAGAAAACAAACAGCAGCAAGAGCCACTCAAAATTTTTGCCGACAACAAAGAAAGCTTTTTCGAAAAAGAGATTATTCCAATTTCTATCATTCCTACCGCCGAAACACAACCCAAACGTATTGGCGATGTAATCATTCTGCAAAATATAACGCCATTCAAAGAATTAGACTTTGCCAAAACTAATTTTATTGCTAATGTTTCGCACGAGCTAAAAACACCTATATCGTCTATTCTCATGAGTTTAGACCTTTTAGAAAACGAAAAAATTGGGGTGGTAAACCCAGAACAAAAACAACTTATATTGCGCGTTAAAGAAGACAGCCAACGACTTTTAAAAATTACCGGAGAATTGCTGAACATGACCCAAGTAGAATCCGGAAAAATTCAGTTAAGTTTGCAACCATCTGCCCCGCTTGAAATCATTCATTATGCAGCCGAAGCGGTAAAAGCTCAGGCAGCGCAAAAAAATATCACCATTGAAATCAATAGCCCCGAAAATATTCCGAATGTAAATGCCGACCGCGAAAAAACCGCTTGGGTACTTACCAATCTTTTGTCGAACTCTATTCGCTACTCTTACGAAAATTCAAAAGTATTGCTCACGGTTAAAGAAGTATCAGACAAAATTCAAATTTCTGTTCAAGATTTTGGCAAAGGTATTGACCCTAAATATATACATAAAATTTTTGACCGCTATTTCCAAATCCCCGAGAATAGCAAAACGGGAACAGGGCTTGGGCTTGCCATCAGCAAAGAGTTTATTGAAGCACAAGGTGGCCATATTTCTGTTGACAGTATGTTTGGAGTGGGCAGCATTTTCACACTCGCACTAAACAAAGCTAATTAG
- a CDS encoding sensor protein KdpD, whose amino-acid sequence MSAGVGKTYRMLQEAHSLLKNGIDIKIGYIETHNRKETHDLLEGLPIVPRRKLFYKGKELEELDVQAIISLRPEVVIVDELAHTNIAGSKNEKRWQDVMEILDSGINVISAVNIQHIESLNEDVKAITGVEVAERIPDKVLALADEVVNIDLTADELIGRLKEGKIYQAEKIQTALSNFFKPEHILQLRELALKEVASQVERKVNVEVPKNLGLRHEKFLACISSNEKTAKNVIRETARLASYYNAKWFVLYVQTPQETTEKIALDKQRHLINNFKLATELGAEVIQVQEKDILAAMIAQAQKHNITTICIGKPHVNLFKILFAANILNELFKNLSASNIDLIILS is encoded by the coding sequence ATGAGCGCCGGCGTAGGTAAAACTTACCGCATGTTGCAAGAAGCACATTCGCTGCTAAAAAATGGTATTGATATAAAAATTGGCTACATCGAAACGCACAACCGCAAAGAAACACACGACCTCTTGGAAGGGCTTCCCATTGTCCCTCGAAGAAAGCTTTTTTATAAAGGCAAAGAATTGGAAGAGTTAGATGTGCAGGCAATCATAAGTTTGCGCCCCGAAGTGGTGATTGTTGATGAATTAGCGCACACAAATATTGCCGGAAGTAAAAATGAAAAACGCTGGCAGGATGTGATGGAAATTTTGGATTCCGGAATAAATGTAATTAGTGCAGTAAACATTCAGCATATTGAAAGCCTGAATGAAGACGTAAAAGCCATTACCGGCGTAGAAGTGGCCGAACGTATTCCGGATAAAGTGTTAGCCCTGGCAGATGAAGTTGTAAATATTGACCTAACCGCCGATGAACTAATTGGGCGTTTGAAGGAAGGCAAAATCTATCAGGCAGAGAAAATTCAGACAGCACTCAGCAATTTCTTTAAGCCCGAACACATCTTACAGTTGCGCGAGCTGGCTTTGAAAGAAGTGGCTTCGCAGGTAGAGCGCAAAGTAAATGTAGAAGTGCCCAAAAATCTTGGACTTCGCCATGAAAAATTTTTGGCCTGTATTAGCAGCAACGAAAAAACAGCAAAAAATGTTATCCGGGAAACAGCGCGATTGGCAAGTTATTACAATGCAAAATGGTTTGTGCTTTATGTGCAAACTCCGCAAGAAACCACAGAAAAAATTGCTTTAGACAAACAAAGGCATCTTATAAATAATTTCAAATTGGCAACAGAATTGGGCGCAGAGGTTATTCAGGTACAAGAAAAAGATATACTTGCTGCTATGATTGCGCAAGCGCAAAAACACAATATAACCACTATTTGTATTGGCAAACCACATGTAAATTTATTCAAAATTTTGTTTGCCGCCAATATTTTAAACGAGTTATTTAAAAACCTATCCGCATCAAATATTGACCTTATAATTCTATCTTAA
- a CDS encoding porin, which yields MKKIIIASLILLSATAFAQSNSTNPPFSFGGYIETYYSCDFGKPSNHNRPGFIYSHNRHNEVSLNLGLVKAAYQTEKLRANFTLMAGTYPNANLSAEPGVLKNIYEASAGFKISKNKNIWLDAGVLSSHIGFESAIGKDNWTLTRSLNAENTPYFETGAKITYTSDDGKWLISGLVLNGWQRMQRIDGNNTPAFGHQLVYKPNAKITLNSSSFIGSDKPDSIRQMRYFHNLYGIFQLTDKIGITAGFDIGAEQTSKKSSENNIWYNPVIILKVSPHSQHSISLRGEYYNDENGVIIATGTPNGFKTFGLSANYDYLIRENLMWRVEARSFSSKDEIFMLDEKANKNNYFLTTAIAISF from the coding sequence ATGAAAAAAATCATTATCGCATCGCTAATACTATTATCTGCTACTGCTTTTGCACAATCAAACAGTACAAATCCACCGTTTAGCTTTGGTGGTTATATTGAAACCTATTACAGTTGTGATTTCGGAAAACCCAGCAACCACAACCGTCCGGGTTTTATATATTCGCACAACAGGCACAACGAGGTTTCACTCAATTTAGGGCTTGTCAAAGCAGCCTATCAGACTGAAAAGTTAAGAGCCAATTTTACTCTTATGGCCGGAACCTATCCTAATGCCAATCTATCTGCCGAACCCGGCGTTTTAAAAAACATTTATGAAGCAAGTGCAGGATTCAAAATTTCAAAAAATAAAAATATATGGCTTGATGCCGGAGTTCTCTCCTCTCACATTGGTTTTGAAAGTGCAATAGGCAAAGACAATTGGACCCTTACCCGAAGTCTGAACGCAGAAAACACACCCTATTTTGAAACCGGAGCTAAAATTACCTACACCTCTGATGACGGAAAATGGCTCATCAGTGGTTTAGTATTAAACGGCTGGCAACGTATGCAGCGAATTGACGGGAACAACACACCAGCCTTTGGCCATCAGTTGGTTTACAAACCAAATGCTAAAATAACCTTAAACAGCAGCTCGTTTATTGGCAGCGATAAACCCGATAGCATCCGGCAAATGCGTTATTTTCATAACTTGTACGGTATTTTTCAACTAACTGATAAAATAGGCATTACTGCCGGCTTCGATATAGGCGCAGAGCAAACAAGTAAAAAAAGCAGTGAAAACAATATTTGGTACAATCCGGTAATTATTTTAAAAGTTTCTCCGCACAGCCAACACAGTATTTCGCTTAGAGGCGAATATTATAATGACGAAAACGGAGTAATTATTGCCACCGGAACACCAAATGGATTTAAAACTTTTGGATTATCGGCCAACTACGATTACTTAATTCGCGAAAATTTGATGTGGCGAGTAGAGGCAAGAAGTTTTTCAAGTAAAGATGAAATTTTTATGCTCGACGAAAAGGCAAATAAGAACAACTATTTTTTAACTACCGCAATTGCAATTTCATTTTGA
- a CDS encoding K(+)-transporting ATPase subunit C has product MKSNIFPAIKLTALCILLLCVAYTLTVYGIAQFAPNNGKGEIITHNGKTYYSNIGQAFTADNYFWSRPSAVDYNAAGSGGSNKAPSNEEYLATVQARIDTFLVHHPEVKKSEIPVDMITASGSGLDPHISVQAAKMQVKRIAKTRGIEETKLQQLIIANTERPFIGLFGPERIKVLKLNIELDNLK; this is encoded by the coding sequence ATGAAATCGAACATATTTCCCGCAATAAAACTTACAGCGCTTTGCATTTTATTGCTTTGTGTTGCATACACACTAACGGTTTATGGAATAGCGCAATTTGCACCCAACAACGGCAAAGGCGAAATCATAACACACAACGGAAAAACATACTACAGCAATATTGGACAAGCATTTACAGCCGACAACTATTTCTGGTCTCGTCCATCAGCAGTAGATTATAATGCAGCCGGCTCTGGCGGAAGTAATAAAGCCCCTTCTAACGAAGAATATCTTGCCACAGTTCAAGCCAGAATAGATACTTTTTTGGTGCATCATCCGGAAGTAAAAAAATCGGAAATTCCAGTAGATATGATTACAGCAAGTGGCAGCGGTCTTGACCCGCATATTTCTGTTCAAGCGGCAAAAATGCAGGTAAAACGCATTGCCAAAACACGTGGAATTGAAGAAACCAAACTCCAACAACTTATTATTGCCAATACAGAGCGGCCATTTATAGGTTTGTTTGGTCCGGAAAGAATTAAGGTCTTAAAATTAAATATCGAACTCGATAATTTAAAATAA